TGCAGCTGGCGCAGCATTTCTCCGCTGGTCACCACCAGCGTGGTAATGCCGCGCGTGTGCCAGCGGTGCGCTTCCTCGGTGCCGTCGTAAATTTTCGCGCTACGTTGATAGCATTCACAAAACGTCACGGCCGCGCCGCGCTCCGTTAAGGTTTCCCCTAACAGCTCGCGACCGCCGTTGCCGCGCAGGATGAGCGCACGCTTACCGGCAACGTTTTGTAATTCAGGTAATTGTAGCAAGACTTCGCTGATTTCCCGATCGCGCGGGTAATGGATGTGCAAACCGCTAACCTGATGCAGCGCCAGCGCGGTGGTGCGCCCGATGGCGAAAGCCTCGATGGCGCGAGGCCAGCGCAGCCCCAGACGCTGTAAATGCGCGTTCGCGAAACTCACCGCGTGTTGCGAGAGCGCAAAAAGAAGATCGTGCGGCGCGAGCGCGTCGAGCAGCGCGGGCAACTGCGGCAGTTCCCGGCCGGGGCAAAATTCGATCAGCGGAAAACTCCAGGCCTCCTGCCCCAGTGCGCGCAGGCGGCTCACTAATTCCTCCCCGGCGGGAGAGGGGCGGGTGACCAGAATCGTCATGCGGGGCCATCCCCCTGGTAGACGTCGGCGAGGATCTCCCGCGCGCCGTGGTTTAACAGCTCTTCGGCAAGCGAGACGCCAAGCTGGCTTGCGTCCTCTGGCGCGCCGCGGCGTTCGCCGCGCACGATGCGCGAGCCGTCCGGCGCGCCGACCAGCGCGCGCAGCCACAACTCGCCGTCTTTCAGTTCCGCATAGCTGCCGATAGGCACCTGGCAGCCGCCTTCCAGACGCATGTTCATGGCGCGTTCCGCGCGCACGCGCACGGCGGTCTCTTCATGGTTGAGCGGCGCGAGCAGTTCGCGAGTACGCGTATCGTCAAGGCGGCACTCAATGCCGACCGCGCCCTGGCCTACGGCGGGCAGCGAAATTTCCGGCGCGAGCGGGCTTGTGATGCGCGCGTCGAGTTGCAGACGTTTAAGGCCCGCGACCGCCAGAATAATGGCGTCATAGTCGCCGTTGTCGAGTTTGCTCAGGCGCGTCCCGACGTTCCCGCGCAGCGAGCGGATGATGAGATCCGGGCGGCGCGCGGCAATCTGGCACTGACGGCGCAGGCTCGATGTCCCGACGATGCTGCCCGCAGGCATTTCATCCAGGCTTTTATACTGGCTGGAGACAAAGGCGTCGCGCGGATCTTCGCGCTCGCAAATCGTGACCAGGCCAAGCCCTTCCGGGAATTCGACCGGCACATCTTTCATGGAGTGCACCGCGATATCGGCGCGGCCATCCAGCATGGCGAGTTCCAGTTCTTTCACGAACAGCCCCTTGCCGCCCACTTTCGCCAGCGGCGTATCGAGGATCACATCGCCGCGCGTCACCATAGGCACCAGTTCGACGGTCAGCCCGGGATGACAGGCTTCCAGCCGCTGCTTCACATATTGTGCCTGCCAGAGCGCCAGCGGACTTTGGCGGGTGGCAATTCTTAATACATTGTCTAACATGCTTGATACCGTAAATGTCGTCTGCCGATCATCCTACCACTGTTAGCGGAAGGCTGTCAGGTCAAACGGCGGCGAGACGCGGCGTGCAGACGCCACACAGAAAGGCGCTAAGGGCAGGGGAACGGTGCTATAATTATCTGTAGCGCATCTTTCTTTACGGTCAATCTACAAGGTGTTAGATTGATCACGTTTTGAGCCATTTGTCCGCCCGTCACACCATAATCACAAGGGCGACATAACGGTGAATACTGTTTACATTCTGTAACCATCAGGCGATACGTCTTGTACCTCTATATTGAGACACTGAAGCAGAGACTGGATGCCATCAATCAATTGCGTGTGGATCGCGCGCTTGCTGCCATGGGGCCTGCTTTCCAACAGGTCTACAGTCTGCTGCCGACATTACTGCATTATCACCATCCGCTGATGCCGGGTTACCTTGAAGGTAACGTTCCCTACGGCATTTGCCTTTACACGCCTGATGAAACCCAACGCCACTACCTGAATGAGCTGGAAACCCAGCGCGGTATGCCTGCACAGCTGACGGTGAAGGGCGAACTGCCGATTACCGGCATCTATTCGATGGGCAGCACTTCCTCCGTGGGGCAGAGCTGTTCGTCCGATCTCGACATCTGGGTCTGTCATCAGGCATGGCTTGATAACGACGAGCGCCAGTTGCTGCAACGTAAATGCAGCCTGCTGGAAAGCTGGGCGGCGTCGCTGGGCGTCGAGGTCAGTTTCTTCCTGATTGATGAAAACCGCTTCCGCCATAACGAAAGCGGCAGCCTCGGCGGCGAAGATTGCGGCTCGACGCAGCACATTTTGCTGCTGGATGAGTTCTACCGCACCGCCGTGCGCATGGCCGGCAAACGTATTCTCTGGAACATGGTGCCGTGCGACGAAGAAGAGCATTACGATGATTACGTGATGACGCTCTACGCGCAGGGCGTGCTGACGCCGAACGAGTGGATGGATCTGGGCGGCCTGAGCTCACTTTCCGCCGAAGAGTATTTCGGCGCGAGCCTCTGGCAGCTCTATAAAAGCATCGATTCCCCGTACAAAGCCGTGCTGAAAACGCTGCTGCTGGAAGCCTATTCCTGGGAATACCCGAATACCCGCCTGCTCGCGAAAGATATCAAACAGCGTCTGCACGACGGCGAAATCGTCTCGTTCGGGCTCGATCCTTACTGCATGATGCTGGAGCGCGTGACGCACTACCTGACGGCTATCGACGATAGCGCGCGTCTCGATCTCGTGCGCCGTTGCTTCTACCTGAAAGTGTGCGAAAAACTCTCCCGCGAGCGCGCCTGCGTGGGCTGGCGCCGCGAGGTGTTAAGCCAGCTGGTGAAAGAGTGGGGCTGGGACGACGCGCGCCTGACGATGCTCGATAACCGCGCCAACTGGAAAATCGATCAGGTGCGCGAGGCGCATAACGAACTGCTCGATGCCATGATGCAGAGCTACCGTAACCTGATCCGCTTCGCGCGCCGCAATAACCTGAGCGTCTCCGCGAGCCCGCAGGATATCGGCGTGCTGACGCGCAAACTCTATGCCGCGTTTGAAGCGCTGCCGGGTAAAGTGACGCTGGTAAACCCGCAGATTTCGCCGGATCTCTCCGAGCCGACGCTGACCTTTATCCATGTGCCGCCAGGCCGCGCCAACCGCACCGGCTGGTATCTCTACAACCGCGCGCCGAGCATGGATTCCATCATCAGCCATCAGCCGCTGGAATATAACCGTTATCTTAATAAGCTGGTGGCCTGGGCCTGGTTTAACGGCCTGCTGACGTCGCGCACCCGCCTGTTTATTAAGGGCAACGGCATTTGCGATCTGCCGAAACTGCAGGAACTGGTAGCCGACGTGTCGCACCACTTCCCGCTGCGCTTACCGGCGCCGACGCCAAAAGCGCTCTACAGCCCGTGTGAAATCCGCCATCTGGCGATTATCGTCAACCTGGAATATGACCCGACGACGGCGTTCCGCAACCAGGTGGTGCATTTCGATTTCCGTAAGCTTGACGTCTTCAGCTTCGGCGAGCAGCAGCAGTGCCTGGTCGGCAGTATCGATCTGCTGTATCGCAACTCGTGGAACGAAGTGCGTACGCTGCATTTCAATGGCGAGCAGGCGATGATCGAGGCGCTGAAAACGATTCTTGGCAAAATGCATCAGGACGCCGCGCCGCCGGACAGCGTCGAAGTGTTCTGCTACAGCCAGCATCTGCGCGGCCTTATCCGCACGCGCGTGCAGCAACTGGTGTCCGAGTGTATTGAGTTTCGTCTCTCCAG
This DNA window, taken from Cronobacter universalis NCTC 9529, encodes the following:
- the hemD gene encoding uroporphyrinogen-III synthase, with product MTILVTRPSPAGEELVSRLRALGQEAWSFPLIEFCPGRELPQLPALLDALAPHDLLFALSQHAVSFANAHLQRLGLRWPRAIEAFAIGRTTALALHQVSGLHIHYPRDREISEVLLQLPELQNVAGKRALILRGNGGRELLGETLTERGAAVTFCECYQRSAKIYDGTEEAHRWHTRGITTLVVTSGEMLRQLHDLMPPWYRENWLLRCRLVVVSERLATLARELGWQNILVADNADNDALLRALQ
- the hemC gene encoding hydroxymethylbilane synthase, whose amino-acid sequence is MLDNVLRIATRQSPLALWQAQYVKQRLEACHPGLTVELVPMVTRGDVILDTPLAKVGGKGLFVKELELAMLDGRADIAVHSMKDVPVEFPEGLGLVTICEREDPRDAFVSSQYKSLDEMPAGSIVGTSSLRRQCQIAARRPDLIIRSLRGNVGTRLSKLDNGDYDAIILAVAGLKRLQLDARITSPLAPEISLPAVGQGAVGIECRLDDTRTRELLAPLNHEETAVRVRAERAMNMRLEGGCQVPIGSYAELKDGELWLRALVGAPDGSRIVRGERRGAPEDASQLGVSLAEELLNHGAREILADVYQGDGPA
- the cyaA gene encoding class I adenylate cyclase; this encodes MYLYIETLKQRLDAINQLRVDRALAAMGPAFQQVYSLLPTLLHYHHPLMPGYLEGNVPYGICLYTPDETQRHYLNELETQRGMPAQLTVKGELPITGIYSMGSTSSVGQSCSSDLDIWVCHQAWLDNDERQLLQRKCSLLESWAASLGVEVSFFLIDENRFRHNESGSLGGEDCGSTQHILLLDEFYRTAVRMAGKRILWNMVPCDEEEHYDDYVMTLYAQGVLTPNEWMDLGGLSSLSAEEYFGASLWQLYKSIDSPYKAVLKTLLLEAYSWEYPNTRLLAKDIKQRLHDGEIVSFGLDPYCMMLERVTHYLTAIDDSARLDLVRRCFYLKVCEKLSRERACVGWRREVLSQLVKEWGWDDARLTMLDNRANWKIDQVREAHNELLDAMMQSYRNLIRFARRNNLSVSASPQDIGVLTRKLYAAFEALPGKVTLVNPQISPDLSEPTLTFIHVPPGRANRTGWYLYNRAPSMDSIISHQPLEYNRYLNKLVAWAWFNGLLTSRTRLFIKGNGICDLPKLQELVADVSHHFPLRLPAPTPKALYSPCEIRHLAIIVNLEYDPTTAFRNQVVHFDFRKLDVFSFGEQQQCLVGSIDLLYRNSWNEVRTLHFNGEQAMIEALKTILGKMHQDAAPPDSVEVFCYSQHLRGLIRTRVQQLVSECIEFRLSSTRLEPGRFKALRVAGQTWGLFFERLNVSVQKLENAIEFYGAISHNKLHGLSVQVETDHVELPSVVDGFASEGIIQFFFEGTNDDGFNIYILDESNRAEVYHHCEGSKEDLVRDVSRFYSSSHDRFTYGSSFVNFNLPQFYQIVKVDGRQQVIPFRTQTIKAVTPLNDDDSATPLLQQY